From Proteiniborus sp. MB09-C3, the proteins below share one genomic window:
- the recN gene encoding DNA repair protein RecN: MLLELNIQNFAIINKIRVNFTKGLNVLTGETGAGKSIIIDAISLVLGGRADKEYVKSGCEKTTIEALFFIEHMNDIEKVLEEYGIQKEDDNTLLIAREIFNTGRSTSRINGRTVTLSMLNDVTSKLIDIHGQHDHQSLLKNDRHSEFIDSLGDYKIIDIKEKVKIGYEELQTLKSRLKTLVQDEMEKERKIDLLNFQLEEIDEARLIDGEEESLISEYNLLSNAESIAVTLSDTITNLDSDYYGNKSIIDALSNIHSSLHKISKHSDDALGFASVIESIIYQLQDLAREVRYYQDKIEYNPERLKFLDERLDLINKLKRKYGKTIEEILNYREKINRDLNILLNCEEEIKEIRNKIFDCETKMSLLCQDLTKERTCISDRFEKEITKELSEVNMPKVKFKVKIEKLEYFTQNGQDKIEFLISTNPSEPLKSLSKIVSGGEMSRIMLAFKSILAEIDKIPTLIFDEIDTGISGRTAQIVGEKIANISSNHQVICITHLPQIAALADSHYLINKKISDSESTTEIIELNYNERVEELSRLLGGVNLTETTKQHAREMIEMSKKLNR; encoded by the coding sequence ATGCTCCTCGAATTGAATATTCAAAATTTTGCAATTATAAATAAAATAAGAGTTAATTTTACTAAGGGCTTGAATGTTTTAACAGGAGAAACAGGTGCAGGAAAGTCAATAATTATTGATGCTATTTCATTAGTTTTAGGTGGTAGGGCCGATAAGGAATATGTTAAGTCTGGATGTGAAAAGACTACAATAGAAGCCTTGTTTTTTATTGAGCATATGAATGATATTGAAAAGGTACTAGAAGAATATGGAATTCAAAAAGAAGATGATAATACCTTACTTATTGCGAGAGAAATATTTAATACTGGTCGAAGCACGTCAAGAATCAATGGAAGAACGGTTACACTTAGTATGTTGAACGATGTAACAAGTAAACTAATAGATATTCATGGACAGCATGATCATCAATCACTTTTAAAAAATGATAGGCATTCAGAATTTATTGACTCCTTAGGCGATTATAAAATAATAGATATTAAAGAAAAAGTAAAAATAGGATATGAAGAACTTCAGACTTTGAAGTCTAGGCTTAAAACTTTAGTACAAGATGAGATGGAAAAAGAAAGAAAGATAGATTTATTGAATTTTCAGCTTGAAGAAATAGATGAAGCAAGGCTTATAGATGGCGAAGAAGAATCCTTAATCTCCGAGTACAATTTATTATCGAATGCTGAAAGTATTGCAGTTACCTTATCTGATACTATAACAAACTTAGATTCAGATTATTATGGAAATAAATCTATAATAGATGCACTTAGTAATATACACTCAAGTTTACATAAAATTTCCAAACACAGTGATGATGCTTTAGGCTTTGCAAGTGTAATTGAATCTATAATTTATCAGCTTCAGGATTTAGCCAGAGAAGTACGATATTATCAAGATAAAATAGAGTATAATCCCGAAAGGCTGAAATTTCTTGATGAAAGACTAGATTTGATAAATAAGCTAAAAAGAAAATACGGTAAGACTATAGAGGAAATTTTGAATTATAGAGAGAAAATCAATAGAGATTTAAATATCTTATTAAATTGTGAGGAAGAAATTAAAGAAATAAGAAATAAAATATTTGATTGTGAAACAAAAATGAGCCTTCTATGTCAAGATTTGACTAAAGAGAGGACATGCATTTCTGATAGATTTGAAAAAGAGATTACAAAAGAACTCAGTGAAGTTAATATGCCAAAAGTTAAATTTAAAGTTAAAATTGAAAAGCTTGAATATTTTACTCAGAATGGTCAAGATAAAATTGAATTTTTGATCTCAACGAATCCTAGTGAGCCATTAAAGTCATTATCTAAAATAGTTTCTGGCGGGGAGATGTCTAGAATAATGCTTGCTTTTAAGAGTATCTTAGCAGAAATAGATAAAATTCCTACACTTATTTTTGACGAAATTGATACTGGAATAAGCGGCAGAACAGCTCAAATAGTAGGAGAAAAAATAGCCAATATATCCTCAAATCATCAGGTAATTTGTATTACACATTTGCCACAAATTGCTGCTCTTGCAGATAGTCATTATTTAATTAACAAAAAGATATCTGATAGCGAATCAACAACAGAAATAATTGAACTTAATTATAATGAGAGAGTAGAAGAATTATCTAGATTATTGGGTGGAGTAAATTTAACTGAAACGACCAAACAACATGCAAGAGAAATGATAGAAATGTCAAAAAAATTAAATAGATAG
- a CDS encoding arginine repressor, whose amino-acid sequence MKKYARQSKILELIENNEIETQEELADYLKKLGIDVTQATVSRDIRELRLVKVLAKSGKYKYAAMGQNVEGTTDRLIKIFKNSIVSVEVAGHLLVIKTLPGAAQISGSAVDSLGIEEIVGTIAGDDTIFIAVSDANKILEIREMFLKLLN is encoded by the coding sequence ATGAAAAAATATGCTAGACAATCGAAAATACTAGAGCTCATAGAAAACAATGAGATTGAAACACAAGAAGAATTAGCGGATTATCTGAAAAAATTAGGAATTGATGTCACACAAGCTACTGTTTCAAGAGATATTAGAGAATTAAGGCTTGTAAAAGTGTTAGCTAAAAGTGGTAAATATAAGTACGCTGCTATGGGACAGAATGTTGAAGGAACAACTGATAGACTTATAAAAATATTTAAAAATTCAATAGTATCAGTCGAAGTAGCAGGTCATTTACTAGTTATAAAAACTTTACCAGGGGCAGCTCAGATATCTGGTTCAGCCGTAGATTCTTTAGGAATAGAAGAAATAGTAGGTACCATTGCAGGTGATGATACTATTTTCATTGCTGTCAGTGATGCTAATAAGATATTGGAAATACGAGAAATGTTTCTTAAACTGCTTAACTAA
- a CDS encoding TlyA family RNA methyltransferase: MKIEKERIDILLVNNQIIDSREKAKKYIMAGLIYVDDERIDKPGTKVPIDSNIIVKGNPIPYVSRGGLKLEKAINTFSLEIKDKTALDIGASTGGFTDCMLKNGVKKVYAIDVGYGQLDWKLQNDGRVIVMDRTNVRHLEKDDIGELANLVSIDVSFISLKLVLPKVKELTTEDVDIIALIKPQFEAGRDKVGKKGVVRDIKVHKEVIKEIFDFCLSIGLNFAALTYSPVKGAEGNREYLAYIVKNKINEFDIDRQIENVVNESHKEL; this comes from the coding sequence ATGAAAATAGAAAAGGAAAGAATAGACATATTACTTGTCAATAATCAAATTATTGATAGTAGGGAAAAAGCCAAAAAATATATTATGGCGGGATTAATTTATGTAGATGATGAGAGAATTGATAAGCCAGGTACAAAGGTGCCTATAGATAGCAATATTATTGTTAAGGGGAATCCTATTCCCTATGTTAGTAGAGGCGGTTTAAAACTTGAGAAGGCTATAAATACATTTTCCTTGGAAATTAAAGACAAAACTGCATTGGATATTGGTGCCTCTACAGGAGGTTTTACAGATTGCATGTTAAAAAATGGAGTAAAGAAGGTATATGCTATTGATGTAGGCTATGGTCAGTTAGATTGGAAGCTTCAGAATGATGGCAGAGTCATAGTTATGGATAGAACAAATGTCAGACATCTGGAAAAGGATGACATTGGAGAATTAGCGAATTTAGTTAGTATTGATGTGTCTTTTATCTCTTTGAAGCTTGTTTTACCTAAAGTAAAGGAACTAACCACAGAAGATGTAGATATTATAGCATTGATAAAACCACAGTTTGAGGCTGGAAGAGATAAGGTTGGAAAAAAAGGTGTAGTAAGGGACATTAAAGTGCATAAGGAGGTAATTAAGGAAATATTTGATTTTTGTCTGTCTATCGGACTTAACTTTGCAGCTTTGACTTATTCTCCAGTTAAAGGTGCTGAAGGTAATCGAGAATATTTAGCATATATAGTTAAAAATAAAATTAATGAATTTGATATTGATAGACAAATAGAGAATGTAGTTAATGAATCTCATAAAGAGCTATAG
- the dxs gene encoding 1-deoxy-D-xylulose-5-phosphate synthase: MENILSKYKDLRDLKTMSNEELYSLAEDIRKLIIDVVSKNGGHLASNLGVVELTIALHKVFNSDFDKIIWDVGHQSYVHKILTGRKDTFHTIRKYKGISGFPKRKESPHDIFEVGHSSTSISAGLGYALSRDIKKEKYSVVSVIGDGAMTAGMAFEALNHAGDTGTSLIVVLNDNEMSISHNVGGLSQYLSKIRTAPTYFKVKEDVVAILNSIPGIGKQVFKTAERAKDSVKYFLVPGMFFEELGFKYLGPIDGHNINDIVRELEIAKKVGGPVLVHVITKKGKGYKPAEENPDKFHGSSPFDISTGKSLKTPVYPSFSDILGDTLIDLAEKDNRIVAITAAMPEGTGLSKYQEKFKNRFFDVGIAEQHGVTLAAGLASNKLKPYFVVYSSFLQRGYDQVLHDVCIQKLPVVFAIDRAGLVGSDGETHHGAFDLSYLSHIPNITIMAPRDKTEFIQMLEFSKDYNEPLAIRYPRGDCYDIIEKNPRTKIELGKAEILAKGKDIALLAIGKMVETGYEVAEKLREQGKDITLINGRFVKPLDEDLIKEVAEGHSLIITLEDNVKAGGFGSCINDLLIENSYSGEILNITLPDVFIEHGSVDELFKQYNMDTQGILNKIYEKISLT, translated from the coding sequence TTGGAAAATATTCTTTCAAAATACAAGGATTTAAGAGACTTAAAAACAATGAGTAATGAGGAATTATATTCTTTAGCTGAAGATATAAGAAAATTAATAATTGATGTTGTATCTAAAAATGGTGGTCATTTAGCTTCAAACCTTGGGGTAGTAGAGCTTACAATTGCTCTTCATAAGGTTTTTAATAGCGATTTTGACAAGATAATCTGGGATGTTGGACATCAGTCTTATGTGCATAAGATTCTCACTGGTAGAAAAGATACATTCCATACTATAAGAAAATATAAGGGAATTAGCGGATTCCCAAAAAGAAAGGAAAGCCCACATGATATTTTTGAAGTGGGTCATAGTTCTACATCTATTTCTGCTGGACTTGGGTATGCACTATCAAGAGATATCAAAAAAGAAAAATACAGCGTAGTAAGTGTTATCGGAGATGGTGCCATGACAGCTGGAATGGCATTCGAAGCTTTAAATCATGCTGGTGATACAGGTACTAGCTTAATAGTAGTCTTAAATGATAATGAGATGTCTATTTCCCATAATGTTGGAGGCTTATCCCAATATTTAAGTAAAATTAGAACTGCTCCTACGTATTTTAAAGTAAAAGAGGATGTTGTGGCTATTTTAAACAGCATACCGGGAATTGGTAAACAGGTATTCAAGACAGCAGAAAGAGCAAAAGACAGTGTTAAATATTTTCTTGTACCTGGGATGTTTTTTGAAGAGCTAGGATTTAAGTATTTGGGTCCTATTGATGGACATAATATTAATGATATAGTCAGAGAGCTGGAAATAGCAAAAAAAGTTGGAGGTCCAGTATTAGTTCATGTCATTACTAAAAAGGGTAAGGGCTATAAACCAGCAGAAGAAAATCCTGACAAGTTTCATGGTTCATCACCATTTGACATTAGTACAGGTAAGTCCCTAAAAACACCAGTTTACCCTTCGTTTTCTGATATATTAGGTGATACATTGATTGATCTTGCAGAAAAAGATAATAGAATTGTAGCAATAACTGCGGCCATGCCTGAAGGTACAGGACTTAGCAAATACCAAGAAAAATTTAAAAATAGATTCTTTGATGTAGGCATTGCAGAACAGCATGGAGTAACACTTGCTGCTGGATTAGCGTCAAATAAATTAAAGCCTTACTTTGTAGTTTACTCTTCGTTTTTGCAAAGAGGATACGATCAAGTTCTTCATGATGTTTGTATACAAAAGCTACCTGTTGTTTTTGCCATTGATAGAGCAGGACTGGTTGGGAGCGATGGTGAGACTCATCATGGAGCTTTTGACTTGTCATATTTATCTCACATACCTAATATTACAATTATGGCACCAAGAGATAAAACCGAATTCATTCAAATGCTTGAATTTAGTAAAGACTATAATGAACCATTAGCCATAAGATATCCAAGGGGAGATTGTTATGATATTATTGAAAAAAACCCTAGAACAAAAATAGAGCTAGGAAAGGCAGAGATACTTGCTAAAGGTAAGGATATAGCTTTACTGGCCATTGGAAAGATGGTGGAAACAGGCTATGAAGTAGCTGAGAAGTTAAGGGAACAGGGTAAAGATATTACATTAATCAATGGCAGGTTTGTAAAACCATTAGATGAAGATTTAATTAAGGAAGTTGCAGAAGGCCATTCACTTATTATTACATTAGAGGATAATGTAAAGGCTGGAGGCTTTGGAAGCTGTATAAATGATTTATTAATAGAGAACAGTTATAGTGGAGAAATATTGAACATTACTTTACCAGATGTATTCATAGAGCATGGAAGTGTAGATGAACTGTTTAAGCAATATAATATGGATACTCAAGGTATTCTAAATAAAATATATGAGAAGATTAGTCTGACCTAG
- a CDS encoding polyprenyl synthetase family protein — protein MDIINELAKYKKIIDIELEKVIPNTDLFQKKVFEAMRYSIFAGGKRLRPILTLKTCELICGSYEEAMNIAMGIEMIHTYSLIHDDLPAMDNDDFRRGKPTNHRVFGEDIAILAGDGLLNLAYETMLEGISLNKIGLEKHILAIKEVSRSAGVFGMIGGQTVDIQSKDDVIEEKKLAFIHQNKTSALIEASIVSGAIVAGANHEQISFLRGYGQSIGLCFQIRDDILDRIGDEKALGKNTGSDETNNKLTYLSLYGMENSVNEIQRLNIKAMESLSTFDEKESMFFKELADYLAYRKS, from the coding sequence ATGGATATAATAAACGAACTGGCTAAATATAAGAAAATAATTGATATTGAGCTTGAAAAAGTTATTCCAAATACGGATTTATTCCAAAAAAAAGTTTTCGAAGCCATGAGATATAGCATATTTGCTGGTGGCAAGAGACTAAGGCCAATTTTGACATTAAAAACATGTGAATTGATATGTGGTAGCTACGAAGAGGCTATGAATATTGCAATGGGAATTGAAATGATACATACTTATTCACTTATACATGACGATTTACCAGCAATGGATAATGATGACTTTCGTAGGGGGAAACCAACAAATCATAGGGTTTTTGGAGAGGATATTGCAATACTAGCTGGAGATGGACTACTTAATTTGGCTTATGAAACAATGCTGGAAGGAATTTCCTTAAATAAAATCGGCCTTGAAAAACATATTTTGGCCATTAAAGAGGTAAGCAGATCTGCTGGTGTGTTTGGAATGATAGGAGGACAGACTGTAGATATTCAGTCAAAGGATGATGTAATAGAGGAAAAAAAGCTTGCATTCATTCACCAAAACAAAACTTCTGCGTTAATTGAAGCCTCCATAGTATCAGGAGCTATAGTTGCTGGCGCCAATCATGAACAGATAAGCTTTCTTAGAGGCTATGGACAATCAATAGGTTTATGCTTTCAAATAAGGGATGATATATTAGACAGGATTGGTGATGAAAAAGCTTTAGGAAAGAATACTGGCAGCGATGAGACAAACAATAAGCTCACCTACTTAAGTTTATATGGCATGGAAAATTCAGTTAATGAAATCCAAAGGCTTAATATTAAAGCAATGGAGTCTTTGTCAACATTTGATGAAAAAGAATCCATGTTTTTTAAGGAGCTAGCAGACTATTTAGCCTATAGGAAGAGCTAG
- the xseB gene encoding exodeoxyribonuclease VII small subunit, producing the protein MARKKQNLSYEEALLELENILSMLENGDLSLDDSLTEFSKGVELYKYCYDLLNKVEGKVKIILDDGNNDIKEVEFNANS; encoded by the coding sequence TTGGCTAGAAAAAAACAGAATCTATCATATGAAGAGGCTTTGCTAGAATTAGAGAATATTTTATCTATGCTTGAAAATGGAGATCTGAGCTTAGATGATTCACTTACTGAGTTTAGCAAAGGTGTTGAATTGTATAAATATTGCTATGACTTGCTTAACAAAGTAGAAGGAAAAGTGAAGATAATTCTAGATGATGGCAATAATGATATTAAAGAAGTGGAGTTTAACGCTAATTCATAG
- the xseA gene encoding exodeoxyribonuclease VII large subunit — MELRPFKVSEITQYIKRILIGDPLLYDVNIEGEVSNFKYHYNGNMYFTLKDDKSRIRCVFFNNNMDDAPIVLEDGMYVIVNGYISLYERDGTYQLYVRSIRKKGIGELFESFEKLKKKLEAEGLFDSKNKKTINYLPKKIGVATSSTGAAVKDIISVITRRMPSTEIIIYPILVQGEKAPAEICHAIKYFNSREDIDLIIIGRGGGSIEELWAFNDEEVARTIFSSRLPVVSAVGHETDFTIADFVADMRAPTPSAAGELVVPQIDDLNYRLSSNLISLINIFNLSIRTKKNNLGYIYDRLILNNPSNTLNDNRQRLDIILKDLIKAMNQSHSDKKNKLSLLGSKLDSMSPLAVLNRGYSIAVDKSGNIVKSIKEASVDDVLDLTLSDGKIEVKVTQK, encoded by the coding sequence ATGGAATTAAGGCCATTTAAAGTAAGTGAGATAACTCAATATATTAAGAGAATACTCATAGGAGACCCTCTATTGTATGATGTCAATATAGAAGGAGAGGTTTCTAATTTTAAGTATCATTATAATGGTAATATGTACTTTACACTTAAAGATGATAAAAGCAGGATAAGATGTGTCTTTTTTAATAATAATATGGATGATGCCCCTATTGTATTAGAGGATGGAATGTATGTCATAGTTAATGGATATATTTCATTATACGAAAGAGATGGCACATATCAATTATACGTAAGGAGCATAAGAAAAAAAGGCATTGGAGAATTATTTGAATCATTTGAAAAACTCAAGAAAAAGCTAGAAGCTGAAGGTCTATTTGATTCTAAAAACAAAAAAACTATTAATTACCTACCAAAGAAAATTGGAGTAGCCACTTCATCAACTGGGGCAGCAGTAAAAGACATAATATCAGTTATTACGAGAAGAATGCCATCTACTGAAATCATCATATACCCAATACTAGTCCAAGGAGAAAAAGCCCCTGCTGAAATATGTCATGCTATAAAATACTTTAATTCTAGAGAAGATATTGATCTAATAATCATAGGTAGGGGAGGGGGCAGCATTGAAGAACTATGGGCTTTTAATGATGAGGAAGTTGCAAGGACTATTTTTAGCTCTAGGCTACCAGTAGTATCGGCAGTCGGCCATGAGACTGACTTTACAATCGCTGACTTTGTAGCTGATATGAGAGCACCTACTCCATCTGCTGCTGGTGAACTTGTAGTGCCTCAAATTGATGATTTGAACTACAGACTGAGCTCAAATCTGATAAGTTTGATTAATATTTTTAATTTATCCATAAGAACGAAAAAAAATAATCTTGGATATATATATGATAGACTCATATTAAATAATCCTTCTAATACATTAAACGATAACAGGCAGAGGCTGGATATAATATTAAAAGACTTAATAAAAGCAATGAATCAGAGCCATAGCGACAAGAAAAATAAGCTAAGCCTTTTAGGGAGCAAGTTAGATTCCATGAGCCCCCTTGCTGTGTTAAACAGAGGGTACTCTATTGCTGTTGATAAAAGTGGAAATATAGTTAAATCAATTAAGGAAGCTTCTGTGGATGACGTCTTAGACTTAACTCTTAGTGACGGAAAAATTGAAGTAAAGGTTACCCAAAAATAA
- a CDS encoding O-sialoglycoprotein endopeptidase — MTNYYMGIDTSAYTTSVAVIDEFNNIIFDGRSLLEVKRGDRGLRQQEAVFQHVNNLPRIIDELSNEIDISKIKTVSASVKPRNIKESYMPVFRVAQGQAFVISRVLNAEYKEFSHQEGHIAAGILGSHMKNHTDSFLALHISGGTTELLYVEDKIENYDIKIIGGTKDISAGQLIDRIGVKLELIFPCGKEMDILSHNGLIINKKLPINTDGTWINFSGAETFFYRLMEEKLYSNEDISNSAFNCIANALANIVIHAIKVYDINDILIIGGVGANSSIRHILDVKINESGLGNIYFPAPSFCTDNAIGTAFLGAIKNGERSFGGL; from the coding sequence GTGACTAATTATTATATGGGAATTGATACTAGTGCCTATACTACATCTGTTGCTGTAATCGATGAGTTTAATAATATAATATTTGATGGAAGAAGTCTTTTAGAAGTAAAGCGTGGAGATAGGGGTTTAAGACAGCAAGAGGCTGTTTTTCAGCATGTCAACAATCTTCCAAGGATAATTGATGAATTATCTAATGAGATAGACATATCTAAAATAAAAACTGTGTCAGCAAGCGTTAAACCTAGAAATATTAAAGAGTCATATATGCCTGTTTTTAGAGTAGCTCAAGGACAGGCTTTTGTTATATCTAGAGTTTTAAATGCTGAGTATAAGGAATTTAGTCATCAAGAGGGTCATATTGCAGCTGGTATCTTAGGCAGTCATATGAAGAATCATACAGATTCTTTTTTGGCACTTCATATTTCAGGTGGTACTACGGAATTGCTTTATGTAGAAGATAAAATAGAAAATTATGATATTAAAATCATTGGTGGAACAAAAGACATTAGTGCAGGTCAGTTAATTGACAGAATAGGAGTTAAGCTAGAACTTATATTTCCTTGTGGAAAGGAAATGGATATTCTATCGCATAATGGACTTATTATTAACAAAAAGCTTCCCATTAACACTGATGGAACTTGGATTAATTTTTCTGGTGCAGAAACATTTTTTTATAGATTGATGGAAGAAAAGCTGTATAGCAATGAAGATATATCAAATAGTGCCTTCAATTGTATTGCAAATGCATTAGCCAATATTGTTATTCATGCTATTAAGGTGTATGATATAAATGATATTTTAATTATTGGAGGAGTTGGAGCTAACTCCTCAATAAGACATATTTTAGATGTAAAAATTAATGAATCCGGACTTGGAAATATTTATTTTCCAGCACCAAGCTTTTGTACAGATAATGCAATTGGTACTGCTTTTCTTGGAGCTATTAAGAACGGAGAAAGATCTTTTGGAGGATTATAG
- the nusB gene encoding transcription antitermination factor NusB, which yields MGRKLARESAMKLLFQMEINNDFSSESIDIFLNNNEFSNDEKEYIINTIKDITEKLDIIDSNIEKYALGWKINRIPRVDLSVLRIAIYEILFRSDIPVEVSINEAIDISKKYSTNESSKFINGLLGSVARDGNDLSD from the coding sequence ATGGGAAGAAAGTTGGCAAGGGAATCGGCAATGAAGCTATTGTTTCAGATGGAGATAAATAATGATTTTTCTTCTGAGTCCATTGATATATTTCTTAATAATAACGAATTTTCTAATGATGAGAAAGAATATATAATAAATACAATTAAGGATATAACTGAAAAATTAGATATTATAGATAGTAATATAGAAAAATATGCATTAGGTTGGAAAATCAATAGAATACCAAGAGTAGATCTATCTGTTCTGAGAATTGCAATTTATGAAATATTATTTAGAAGTGATATCCCTGTTGAAGTGTCTATAAATGAAGCCATTGATATTAGTAAAAAATATAGTACAAATGAATCAAGTAAATTTATTAATGGACTTCTAGGCTCTGTTGCTAGAGATGGGAATGATTTAAGTGACTAA
- a CDS encoding Asp23/Gls24 family envelope stress response protein: protein MSNNLENKDDEIIDYGQIKISDEVVGIIASLAATEIKGVAGMSGGIAGGISEMLGRKNFTKGVKVEVKEKEVTISLYIIVDYGAKIPEVAWEIQESVKNTVETMTGLNVVEVNINIQGVNIEKEQKEE, encoded by the coding sequence ATGTCAAATAACTTAGAAAATAAAGATGATGAAATAATAGACTATGGACAAATAAAAATATCAGATGAAGTAGTAGGCATTATTGCCAGCCTAGCTGCAACAGAAATTAAAGGTGTAGCTGGTATGAGTGGTGGAATTGCTGGTGGAATATCAGAAATGCTTGGAAGAAAAAACTTTACAAAGGGAGTTAAGGTTGAAGTTAAAGAAAAGGAAGTTACTATTAGTTTATACATAATAGTTGATTATGGTGCTAAAATACCAGAAGTAGCTTGGGAAATACAAGAAAGTGTTAAGAATACTGTTGAAACAATGACAGGACTAAATGTAGTTGAGGTAAATATTAATATTCAAGGCGTGAATATTGAAAAGGAACAGAAGGAAGAATAA
- a CDS encoding SpoIIIAH-like family protein — protein sequence MYIKKKTALIVALICLLFGIGYVNHELIKQSLMQSSNDYQKHEENQLMELSKTIDDDRSGASLGDTDDKEEAEIVDSKSDAIGDLKKNADDDIESVITKEESFKSSNYFIEHRLSRDKLRATLIDRLYEIINNENTNDETRTKAQNEIISLGQVSELELSLEGLIKAKGFEDALVFLSDDSASVVVSTNELTEQDAIKIFEIVKRETDIEAGNIKIMKKF from the coding sequence ATGTATATTAAGAAAAAAACAGCTTTAATTGTTGCTCTTATATGCTTGTTATTCGGGATAGGATATGTAAACCATGAATTAATAAAACAGTCATTGATGCAGTCCTCAAATGATTATCAAAAGCATGAGGAGAATCAACTTATGGAGCTAAGCAAAACTATAGACGATGACAGATCTGGAGCATCTCTTGGAGATACGGATGATAAAGAAGAAGCAGAAATTGTAGACAGTAAGAGCGATGCAATAGGAGATTTAAAGAAAAACGCAGATGATGATATAGAAAGTGTAATAACTAAGGAAGAGAGTTTTAAAAGCAGCAACTATTTTATTGAGCATAGACTATCACGAGATAAGCTAAGAGCTACATTAATTGATAGATTGTATGAAATAATTAATAATGAGAACACTAATGATGAAACGAGAACTAAAGCACAAAATGAAATAATTTCCTTAGGACAAGTTTCGGAGCTAGAATTAAGTTTAGAAGGATTAATAAAAGCAAAAGGATTTGAAGATGCACTTGTGTTTTTAAGTGATGACAGTGCTAGCGTAGTCGTTTCAACAAATGAATTAACTGAACAGGATGCAATAAAAATATTTGAAATTGTGAAAAGAGAAACTGACATTGAAGCTGGAAATATAAAAATTATGAAAAAGTTTTAG
- the spoIIIAG gene encoding stage III sporulation protein AG: MIEKLKEFFNPKNQKKNASNLVVLLFAGAIVLLLSNYFLGKKNDTGKSTLNGNDNGLREGYVFNSTEESYADNIEKKLEEILKKIKGVGEVYVMITFDDTSEKVPVFNTTQTVEKTDEKDAQGGTREVTREDLSQQVVVGSGGDSLMIMKETKPKVRGVIVVAEGAEDIEIKEKLYSAVKTVLGISGNKVEIYSSK, encoded by the coding sequence ATGATAGAGAAGTTAAAGGAATTTTTCAATCCTAAGAATCAGAAAAAAAACGCATCGAACTTAGTTGTTTTATTATTTGCTGGTGCAATTGTTCTACTGTTATCGAATTATTTTTTAGGTAAAAAGAATGATACTGGCAAATCTACTTTAAATGGAAATGATAATGGTTTAAGAGAGGGGTATGTATTCAATTCTACCGAGGAAAGCTATGCAGATAACATTGAGAAAAAGCTTGAAGAAATATTAAAGAAAATAAAAGGGGTAGGGGAGGTTTATGTGATGATAACCTTTGATGATACTTCTGAAAAGGTTCCAGTGTTTAATACTACCCAAACTGTTGAGAAGACAGACGAAAAAGATGCACAGGGAGGAACAAGGGAAGTCACAAGGGAAGATCTTTCGCAGCAAGTTGTTGTTGGAAGTGGCGGTGATTCTTTAATGATAATGAAGGAGACAAAACCAAAGGTTAGAGGTGTAATTGTTGTTGCAGAAGGAGCTGAAGACATAGAAATAAAGGAAAAGCTCTATTCAGCAGTTAAGACAGTGTTGGGTATTTCAGGAAATAAGGTAGAGATCTATTCTAGTAAATAG